ATTCCACCTTTGTTCAGTCTGTAATGTTATCGATTTCATAATGGTTCCCTTAGAATGTGTACAAAGAACAAAGATGTATCGCTATActacaaatacataaaaagaTGCTGGAAGATACTGGGCTGCTGTTGGCATCAAGGATGAATATTGTACTAGCGCGCGTGACCTTCCACGCCTATACATTATCGTTCGTCAACAAGTTGCCAGTAGCCAGGGAAGGTTGTCCAGCTCTGATGGCTTTAAAGACAGTATCACTAATCAAGGTGTATCAATCAGTGTCTAGAGACTTTCTTGTCCATTTCTTTGTGGTTCTTTTATCACAGGCAGTAGTCGTGGAGACCAGATGATCTATTAATactatctgtatgtatgtatgtatatatatatatatatatatatatatatatatatatatatatatacagtcatGTATACTCACCACAAAAtcatactattacataatGTTATTTATTGTGATGTTTATGTGAGCATTAGACATGCATTATTGACTCATTTCTGCTTGTCGACGGTTGATTTGGTTTGATAGAATCATGCTGTCATTTCAAACATAGATGAATGTCAaagttttaagttaattatattAACTTGCTAATGGATTTCATGTGCATGGCTTTAACTCATATGTGACTACCATACTATTGGCAATTAATTCCTAGCAAactttaaataattaatgttttacttttttattatttataaatttaggCAATGATTCGGATTGGAAGCATTTGTACCCTCTCTGTGAGGGCCAAAAGCAATCTCCAGTCGACATAAACGTTGATGCTGCTGTGCTGAAAACAGATTTGAGTGAGCTGATGTTTAATGGTTACAGTTCTCTGCAAAATGGCACCATGAAGAACACgggccattctcttcagtatAATCCAAAGGGTAGTAACAGACCAATGCTTCAAGGTGGACCTCTAGGTGGATCAACATACACTCTGGAGCAATTCCACTTTCATTTTGGATCCAAAGATTTGACGGGTTCAGAACATACAATTGATGGATTCCAGTACGCAGCTGAGGTAAACGATTGAGtaattttgttattattgttgtgatTTGTGATACTACAATTGCGTACGTTCATGATTAGGTACATTTTGTCCATTACAATTCAGGCAAGTATCCATCATTCACTAGAGCTGTCAATGAATCAGATGGTCTTGCTGTAGTTGGAGTATTTTTTGAGGTTTGCATATCGCAATTCAAATTTTTATGATTAATTATCTATTAAACTATATAGCTGCTATATGTAAATATGTGCActagtaaatttattaattttatgtgTAGGTTGGAGATGCAAATCCACAATTGGATCTCTTACATATTGATCGAATGCTTTACAAAGGCATCTTTTTGTGTGCTTATCAATACATTTTGTGATTACAAGTTTTCTTTTGTTTCCAGACAATGATAGTGATGTGTCGCTACTAAAGTTGCAAGATCTACTTCCAGGCAACCAAAGAGATTACTACTCCTATTCGGGATCGTTGACCACACCCCCATGTTACGAATCTGTGAAGTGGATTGTAATGAAAGATGCATCTTCTATGTCATCCGACCAAGTACTGTACCTTGCGCATGAATAtgttttattgttttcttTTTACTCTGGCAAATTTACGCAGATGGCACATTTTAGAAGTACTTTGTCAACAGATCACTCTGATAACATTGGAGACGTCATGGCTGACAACTACCGTGTGGTGCAACCACTCAATGGAAGACAAGTTGTGCGAAACTTTGAGAAAGAGGTATTGTATACTATGTTGGCATGTATCCGGTGCTTGCAGAGCTGAAGAATGTCTGTTACCTTGTACTCAATTTGTAGACGCCCACTGTGAAACAAGCCACGCCTACTGTGAAACAAGCCACGCCTACTGTGAAACAAGCCACGCCCACGTCTCCATCGAGAGACTTTTCAGTGATTGCTCTGATCTATGTGCAATTGCTGTCAGTTGCTTTGGTACTGCTGCTGCTAAATCTTTAGTTCTCACTCCTATGTTGTCAAGTGTtgagacacagagacagtgaTTGCTTGGGCGTTGGTTTGGATAGAGTTAGCTAATTGAGAATGGATGGATTGAGTGATTATGTAATTGCTAATAATATTACCTAGCTTGCATGAGTGCAGTTTGCTATAACATTTAGCTTATTTGTTGATTGTTAATTGTAGTAAGATATTGGTTGGCATGCAGAAAGAATATGCAATGATGGTTGTGTTTTTTTGGCTCTTTACTAATGTACACAAATACGTGCACTTCAATGCGTGTACTTTATAAATGTCGTCGTCTTCATCTGACTTTGCgcacattttattaattttttctgGACCGCATGGCTAAAAGAGGCTGCGAGAAACTCTAAGCTCGCAACATGGGCGGAATATTATTTCCACACGATTTTAGAAAATGGCTGCAGCTCGTCATGGTTAGGAAAATATAgataattattagttattaattagtaagttaattaatagaaacaagCCGTTGCTTCTTCATTAGATGAATATCTGCTTTTACAGTCGCCATTATTTTATGCGGAAATGAGACTCAAATATCATAGTGACGTCCTTAAAAGCTCCAATGTCCATTTCATTGCTTGAATGTACGGTAGTGTGTATGCATGGACAGTGTGCCGTGCCAGACAGGGTGCGGTAGTGTACACCGGTATGCAGACTAGTAATCGAATGAGTACGATCAACAGGTAATCTTTTTAAAAATTAGATAATTAGCATTACTGAGCAccctatttaattaatgcaaattcAATCAGTTCAATTCTTGGTTGAGCAGCACCTTGTCTTTGAGAAGGTTTTACTCATAACGAAAGATTTATCTAACTTGTCATAACTTATCataagtattaattaacatattcAAAGTACTCAAACTTGGCTGCTGTAGATTTGTTGATACCATAAAGGGCATTCTAAGGACtcgtacatgcatgtactgcatCTATGTCGAAAAAAACAGTCTTAGAATCTGTTAAAGTCTCTAGAGACCACTTTGCAGATTGCATCAACCTACCCGTTTAGTGTGGAGCTACAGAATTTCCGTCCACAACCTCAACCAAcgacttaatttaattaattaaacaagctGTTGAGAAACAGTTTCAGATGACAAGAGAGTTGCCGACTATGAGATCGTCCAAGCTAATCACAGACAAAATAAGGACTGTGACGACAGCAGCCATTGTAGATGATTACTTTTGGCTGTATAACCCAGCAGCATATACATACCTAGGGGATTATCTTCGAATCTTGCTAAGCGATACACTGAACCATTCAATGTTAAAGAAGTTCATGGTAGCACTAATGTCTCTATCAGACGACACAGAGGAGAACGTGCTGAGCGAATTTAGGTCAACAGAGTGAGTCCGTGTTACCGAAGAATGCAGAGTCAAACACCAAGAATGTTCTACAAGAAACAACCACACACCCGGACGAGCTTAATTTTCCTGATCAACGTCGTCCATCACCTACATTGCCCGAGGTGGACATCCGTCATCACATCGACGAGGAAGAAGCAGTCTTTGTAAGAGCCAACGGCGATGTGGTTTACGATAATGTTCAACCTGTTCCAGTCTCTCCAGTACAACCGACGGTACCACCTGCACCTAGCTCGGGCTGCTAGTCGTGTTGGTCGCCGACTTGTTCCATCAGTCTGCCTGGATGAGAGCCCGGGAATACAACGTTGGATATTACCGACTCGAATGTCGTGGTAGGTTTACTTGTTTTTCGTACTCTTCTTGAGCCGTGCTAGAAGACGTGAGGACCTGTCTTCATTCGTAAAGAGAGAGGAATGTAGCGCAAGTAATTAGATGTATGTTTACGTTAGCACTGATTTCTAGAGCACGACATCATGATTGTTGTCTAGATATACTATTACACTTGCTAGATTATCTAGTCTGCCTTGAGTAGAGCTATACGCGTATAGCAATAGGATAGAGTTGTTCTACTGCGTTATCTGAGAACTGCATCTGCTGCAGGCACTACTACACAGTAAAGAGTGCTACATATATGCTAAATCATCTTTAGCCAGTTAGCTACGGAGGCTTTTGTAGACCTGCTCAATTAATGTTCTGAATTGTATTAATACTGTAGGTGCATGTATCGACAGCATCATGTCAACGTTCGTTTTCAAATGTGAAAATACTGAAGACTTTGTACTCTAGGGCTTTCAGAGATATAACATAGCCTAAAGTGTATAGCCATAACAAAAAGAAAAGTAGATCTGGAAGCAGCTGCAGACGTGCAGGTTTGCCGCAGTAGACAAAGCAAGACAATTCTGTCTAACAAATAAAAAGGTAGATGGTAAAATATAAAGTGGAAATACAGAGTTGAGAAAAGTTTCTAGTGTGCCCCAATTGCAAATCTTGGACTCTGGCTACGCCAATGACACACAATTCTCGCTGCAGCCCTGATATTCTGTCTCGAATTGATGGGACTCACAATTGATTGGTTTGATCGCCATGGAGGCGCTCTCGGATCGATGACGTGACTTGGAATAATTAAGTTCGGTATTTTTAATTTCCGCTTTGGCTGTAGGAAACAAACCTTACTAAATTTCTTCATTTCTACGGTATTTCTGCACATTTAGCTGCAGATCTTATTAGAATATTTTGGTACCATGTGCCTTTGTGCAGTGACATTAGGAATATGGTAGAAGTCGTGAAATTCCCATAGAGATATCTCAGACAAAGGATGACATTACAGTCAATTAATGAAAGTCTGCAGCTGCCAGCATGTGCAAACTGATGTATGAGGGCAGTTGCTACTGACGATTTACTTCCTACTGACAATTTGCCTCTAGAGGAAGCAACCACATCATAGTCAGAAATTAGCCTCGTctccagactctctcgcgctagtcttgtccggtgcccgtatgacaattccaggcgcgagagagtctgatatcatcccgcctacttcctgtcATGTCTCCTTGCTAACTGCTATAAGTGGAGCACTAAGTGTCACctccaacgtcatcaagtgtcccgtaacttcaaatcAAATTAGAGTTAGAACTCTAAagtaatccaataaacgtaccaccgggatgctatgaccattgtttggtgtttgtggcatatccaggaCTTGCAGACAACTAAGGCATGTTGAAAAAGTAGGTTAGTCTATGGAGTTTTGGTAACGGGTGTCGTGTATATGTAGTCTGAGCTCTACAATTGgtggagtgatgaccttctacgtagttcacatgcggccattagcgtttgcgcgcatgcagactagactctgtagcaaaaagcgcgcaatgacaaggaaaggggttgatcttgacatgaaactagcgtctacccttcgagaagtcttcaagtatgcaaacaaatacatcttttcgcgaaagaatagccctggaagcttcaagttgaccctccagactgtagttcatgtcaagatcaacccctttcCTTGTCATCGCgtgctttttgctacagagtctagtctgtgcgcaaacgctaatggccgcatgtgaactacgtagaaggtcatcgctccgccaattgtagatctcagactacaagctaCAAGCCTATACACGACCCctgtcaccaacactccatagacttacttttcaacatgctctagttgtctgcaagtcctggatatgccacaaacaccaaacaatggtcatagcatccggTGTGGTACGCTTATTgaacagttgatgacgttacGGAAATACGGTAGTAATCATAAATTGCCAGTAGTCTGACCGGCTTCACTCCAGAAGGAAATAGAGAAACCTGACAATTGCCAATGTGTACAAACACAAGGTGTGCCACAGTTCTAATTCACGCATGGTCTAAGTCGTTCCGATCGCATCAGCGGTTTTGGCCTCGTTCGTTTCCATCGAACACATACGCCCCGCATGAATTTGTCATGCAAATTTGTGACGACGGTAAATGATTCTTATAAGGAGCTCCATAATTAATTGCtaacaacagaaacttgaCTTTATTTGAGTTGCGGCGTGGACCGCGATCTTCACGCATGGTTTCGCGGTGACTGACCTCACAGTTTAAGCTTGATTTACATTCGTATTCCTAGTATTGTATGGTTTCGGATTTGTAATTCAAAAGCGGTTGTGATAGGTTCTGTACAATGATCTCATATACGGTCCCGTATGGAACTAAGCAAAGCATTCATCGTCAGCCACATCCATGGGTGATATCCTAGTTAGAGCTCTGCTGCTAGCACTCCTCACCAAAGGTAATTCTGAACTCGGTTGACACCAGGGAGGCCTCAGACTAACCCGATCTTACGCTCTGATTTGAGCAAGCCGTAGACCGTAATTTCTAGCTTGCATGATCATGAGCAACATGCAGCTAGATTTCGACTCAGAAATGTGTCTTTTGTTATTCTTTAGAGACTGAAGCGAAAGCAGACTGGTCTTACCCGAACAACCAAGGTAAGACTCGAGAGATCATCTAGACACGTGTATTATGAAGCCgttgtgtctgtgcgtgtgggTGTTCGAAGCAGGCTCGCGAATGGATCCGGCGGAGAGACGCGATCGAACAGTCGTGTCGTTCGTATGCTCCTTCACATTCAACTGCGCCCATTGGTAGATCATTGCTTTCCTCTCAAAGTGTTATCTACACTTGAAAATCTTTCGACGACATGACCGCAGCATGACTTAATTAGACTTTGACACATAGTTAGACGATCCCCCACGAGAGATGGGTGGCGCTTTACCTTCTAATGTTTACCCTATACTTCCGCCCACGCCAGTCACGAAAACCAGGCTTTAGGATCTCTAGCTCATCGCGGTTTCTATTCGCTGGCTCCCAGCGAAATTTGTTTTCGATTCGAGAAGGCGTACATCAGCAGCACGTATGGCACGCGTCTCTCAGCGTCAGGAGTCATCCTCTCACGGCCGC
The DNA window shown above is from Corticium candelabrum chromosome 13, ooCorCand1.1, whole genome shotgun sequence and carries:
- the LOC134188494 gene encoding uncharacterized protein LOC134188494, translating into MGGFLVVSLLLAVLTKETEARAGWSYPKNSQGNDSDWKHLYPLCEGQKQSPVDINVDAAVLKTDLSELMFNGYSSLQNGTMKNTGHSLQYNPKGSNRPMLQGGPLGGSTYTLEQFHFHFGSKDLTGSEHTIDGFQYAAEVHFVHYNSGKYPSFTRAVNESDGLAVVGVFFEVGDANPQLDLLHIDRMLYKDNDSDVSLLKLQDLLPGNQRDYYSYSGSLTTPPCYESVKWIVMKDASSMSSDQMAHFRSTLSTDHSDNIGDVMADNYRVVQPLNGRQVVRNFEKETPTVKQATPTVKQATPTVKQATPTSPSRDFSVIALIYVQLLSVALVLLLLNLYKILVGMQKEYAMMVVFFWLFTNVHKYVHFNASKHSSSATSMGDILVRALLLALLTKETEAKADWSYPNNQGNDSDWNHIYPHCGGQNQSPINIKIDAAVLNTNLSDLVFSGYTSLQKNGTLKNTGYTIQYNPKGNDKPTLQGGPLDGSTYTLEQFHVHFGSRDLTGSEHTIDGFQYPAEIHFVHYNSDKYPSLTRAVNESDGLAVVGVFIEVGDGNPHLDEFPIEEVLYKDNVTDVPLLLLEGLLPSNQRDYYSYSGSLTTPPCYESVKWIVMKDAFSISPAQMAAFRSTVTTAHNASTGDGLADNYRSVQPLNGRQVVRNFEKEEKTTPTTSAATSIQSREIIVLVALMYVQLLFVALCCC